From Paenarthrobacter sp. A20:
CGGTGAGGAGATCCAGTGCTACCTGAAGTTTCATGGTGTTCTTCTTTCATTCGGAATGTTTCGTGTGGAGCGGGTAGTGCGGGCTAGGGGTGGGATTACTCGAGATTGGCGTGGCGCAGCCAGAGGTGTTCCGCAGGCTCGTTGGTGTCCTCCCAGAGCGTTTGGAACACTGTCTCCGTTGCAAGGAAGAGGGATTGCTCGAACAGGCTGCCGGAGTACTGGCGGGAACGGCTGGAGCCGTGATCGGTTTTCTGCGCTGCGGGTATGATCACCAGCGCATCGGCCAGGGCGGCCAAGGGTGATTCCTGGTCGGTGGTCACGGCGGCAACGTCCGCCCCGGCGGCGGCTGCGGTTTGCGCTGACTTGACCACACCTGAGGTGGTTCCCGAGCCGGATGCCACCAGCAGGAGGTCACCAGAGGCGATGGCGGGCGTGGTGGTGTCGCCGGCAACATGGACCGTCAGGCCCAAGTGCATGAGTCGCATGGCTGCCATGCGAAGAACCAGTCCGCTGCGCCCGGCTCCTGCGAGGAAGACACGCTCTGCCCCTCGGATTCTGTCGGCGAGGACTGCCAGCTGGTTGACGTCGATCGCGTTGGTGGTGCTGACAAGTTCGTCCTGGATCAGGGACAGGTTGAGCGCGGCCCGGGCTGGCGTTTGGCTCAGGGCGGGCTTTTCTGCGACAGCGTCCACACTCTCTCCTTCAGTAACCGTGGTGTTTGCTTCCCTTCCAGCTTGGTGCAGTCCAAGGGTGGGGAGAACGCTGATTTGTGACAGTCTTTCCTATCCGTTTGGGTAGTACCGGACCCTGTTTGGCACATATGCTGGCCGAATGCAGAACTGGGCACTCCTCCACTCCGTCAGCGACCTGGCTGCCGCGCCGCTGAACCGCATTGCCGAAAGCCTCCGTGAGGCCACTCTCCCGTTCCTGGCAAGCAGTGCTCTGGTCATCTTCACGGAGGACTGCACGGGACGGCCCCAGAAGAAGGCGGGCGACGAAAGCATAGTCAGCCGCGTGTCCATCACGGAACTGGACCAGTTGCGCTCGGCGATGCCGGGTGAGGATCCGTGGCGCACGTCCGCGGTCATCGCCGGTGAGGAGCGGCAAGTCCTTGCCTTGGGCTATGCGCCCAGCCAGGCGCTGCTGGTGCTGACCGACCCCTCCGTGACTGCCGGGTTGGAAGGATCGGAAGCAGCAGGGGAAGCGCACCGTCTTCTCAGCTATCTGTGGGGATTAACCGCCCGACGCATCCAGGAGAAGGTAACCGACGCGCCGCCGTCGTACCTTTTGGAATCACGGGCCGCATCCGCTGAGCGGATCCGCGTAACGGCCGAGCTGGTCGACCAGCACTCCACGACCCTTGAAACGCTGCTGGCGGCCTTGCGGTCGACCTCCATGAACGACGCCGTGGCGCGCGCCTCAGTGACGGACCTAGCCGTCAAGGCACTGGTGGATTTGCGGACGCTCAGCGACCGGACCAGTGATCTGGTGGAGGAACCGGTGGCGACCGCATTTGAGCGGCTTCGCGAAGACCTCCGCCCCCTGATGCACTTCAGCAATATCGACATCCAGTTCATCGAGCCGCCCGCCAACGGGCGTGCACTCCCTGGTGAGGTTGCCCATGCTGCCCGCGCCGTTGTCCGTGGGCTTGTGCTGGCCATCGCGGAGCAGCCGGACGTCCGCCGGGTCCGGGCACAGTGGGATTGCGACGGCGAGAACCTGCTGATCAATGTGCGCGACGACGGCCTGGGCGCCCTCTCGCCGGATTCTCCCAACATCGTCCGGCTGCAGCAGCGGGTGCAGGCAGTTGACGGGCGGATGTCCCTCGAGGTGATGCAGGGCTGGGGTGCCGATATTTCCGTGGTGTTGCCGCTGGATCCGCCGGCGGCTCCAGCAGGTGATGTTGCCGTCTGGGATCTGGCGCCCCGCGAGTTGGAGGTCCTGCAGTTGCTCACTTCAGGGCAGCGGAACCGGGGCATCGCTGGTGCGCTCCACATCAGTGAGAACACGGTGAAGTTCCATATCCGGAACCTCTTCCGGAAACTCGACGTGCGTTCCAGGACCGAGGCGATTGCTTTGGCGCACTCAGCTGGCCTGCGGTAAAGGAATCTATTTCGCACGACATCATGAACGCACGACGCCGGTGGGCGGCTTTCGTTTATGGGACGAACCGGTAGCCCATCCCGGGCTCGGTGATGAAATGGCGCGGGTTGCCCGGTTCAACTTCCAGCTTTCGGCGGAGCTGGGCCATGTAGACGCGCAAGTAGTTGGCTTCCTTGGCATACGCCGGGCCCCAGACTTCGCTGAGGAGCTGCTGTTGGGTGATCAGTTTGTCCGGATTGCGGACCAGGATGTCCAGGATGTTCCATTCGGTGGGCGTCATCCTGACGTCCTGTCCGGACTTGGTGATTTGCCTCTTCGCAAGGTCCACGGTGAAAGAGCTGGTCTCGATCGTGGTGGTTTCCCCGCTGGATTCGGTGCTTCGCCGCAGGATGGCCCGGAGGCGTGCCAGCAGTTCGTCCAGTCCGAAGGGCTTGGTGATGTAGTCGTCCGCGCCGGCGTCGAGGGCTTCCACCTTGTCGCTGGACCCGTGCCGGGCTGACAGGACCAGGATGGGCACGGCGCTCCACTCGCGGAGCCGGGTGATGACCGTGGTGCCGTCGATGTCCGGCAAGCCCAGGTCAAGGATGACGACGTTGACTGGCCGTTGCGCGGCAGCGTGGAGTGCCGATTCCCCATCCATGGCTGTTGTGACCGTGTATCCCTGCCCTTTGAGGGTGATGGCAAGTGCGCGGACAATGTGGGGATCGTCGTCCACTACCAAAACGCTATTCATGCCGGATGCCATTCACTGGGTGTCTTTCGGGGGACGGGAGGAAGTACACGCCCGTGGATAAGGGCAGCCGGATCACCATGGTCAGGCCGCCGCCGGGTGTTTCCTCGGCGGTGAGGGTGCCGCCCATTGCCTCGGTGAATCCCTTGGCCACGGCGAGTC
This genomic window contains:
- a CDS encoding response regulator transcription factor family protein, with the translated sequence MQNWALLHSVSDLAAAPLNRIAESLREATLPFLASSALVIFTEDCTGRPQKKAGDESIVSRVSITELDQLRSAMPGEDPWRTSAVIAGEERQVLALGYAPSQALLVLTDPSVTAGLEGSEAAGEAHRLLSYLWGLTARRIQEKVTDAPPSYLLESRAASAERIRVTAELVDQHSTTLETLLAALRSTSMNDAVARASVTDLAVKALVDLRTLSDRTSDLVEEPVATAFERLREDLRPLMHFSNIDIQFIEPPANGRALPGEVAHAARAVVRGLVLAIAEQPDVRRVRAQWDCDGENLLINVRDDGLGALSPDSPNIVRLQQRVQAVDGRMSLEVMQGWGADISVVLPLDPPAAPAGDVAVWDLAPRELEVLQLLTSGQRNRGIAGALHISENTVKFHIRNLFRKLDVRSRTEAIALAHSAGLR
- the hxlB gene encoding 6-phospho-3-hexuloisomerase; amino-acid sequence: MDAVAEKPALSQTPARAALNLSLIQDELVSTTNAIDVNQLAVLADRIRGAERVFLAGAGRSGLVLRMAAMRLMHLGLTVHVAGDTTTPAIASGDLLLVASGSGTTSGVVKSAQTAAAAGADVAAVTTDQESPLAALADALVIIPAAQKTDHGSSRSRQYSGSLFEQSLFLATETVFQTLWEDTNEPAEHLWLRHANLE
- a CDS encoding response regulator; its protein translation is MNSVLVVDDDPHIVRALAITLKGQGYTVTTAMDGESALHAAAQRPVNVVILDLGLPDIDGTTVITRLREWSAVPILVLSARHGSSDKVEALDAGADDYITKPFGLDELLARLRAILRRSTESSGETTTIETSSFTVDLAKRQITKSGQDVRMTPTEWNILDILVRNPDKLITQQQLLSEVWGPAYAKEANYLRVYMAQLRRKLEVEPGNPRHFITEPGMGYRFVP